TGCGATGCTTGGCGACGTTCAGATCGGTGAACCAAATGCGTTGATCGGCTTTGCGGGCACACGCGTCATTGAACAGACATTGCGCGAAAAACTTCCGGAAGGTTTTCAGCGGTCGGAGTATTTGCTCGATCACGGGATGCTCGACCGTGTCACCGCACGCAAGGATCTAAAATCCGAACTCACGGCCATTGTGCGGATGCTCATGGGGCTGCCGCCAGTTGTCTCTGGCGAACTTCCCAAGCCCGACGCACAGATCCCCAAAATTGAAATTTCCGAGACCGTGAAAAAGTGAGCGCTGCCGCCTCGGACGTTATCCTTGAACGGATGATGTCGCTGCATCCCAAGATTATCGACCTTACGCTCGATCGTATGGAGCGCCTTTTGGCGATTCTGGATCATCCGGAACAGCACCTTCCGCCCGTCGTCCATATCGCGGGAACCAATGGCAAAGGCAGCACGCAAGCGATGATCCGTGCGGGACTCGAGGGGGCTGGCAAACAGGTTCATGCCTACACCTCCCCGCATCTTGCCCGCTTTCACGAACGCATTCGTCTTGCAGGGGACCTCATAACCGAAGACGCGCTGGCGGCTATTTTGGACGAATGCTATGTGGCTAACGGCCCAGAGAGTATCACGTATTTTGAAATCACAACCGTCGCAGCCCTGCTCGCCTTTAAGCGCACACCTGCGGATTTCACATTGCTTGAAGTCGGCCTTGGCGGACGCCTTGATGCGACCAACGTCGTAGAAAACCCCGCCCTGACGGTGATCACACCTGTATCGATCGATCACACACAATACCTCGGGGAAACGCTTGCAGAAATCACAGGCGAGAAGGCCGGGATTATCAAACGGGGCGTGCCTTGCGTTGTCGGCAAACAGGACACTGACGCGCTCGCGGTAATTGAAGCTCGCGCAGCCAAACTTGGCGCTCCGCTGATCGCTCAAGGCCAACACTGGCATGTTTTTGAAGAGCGCGGCCGCTTGATTTTTCAGGATGAAACAGGCTTGCTTGATCTCCCCCTGCCAACCCTCCTTGGCGAACATCAAATCCAGAATGCTGGCGTTGCAATCGCCAGCCTCAGAGCGCTTGGTTTTGACGAGGTAGCCTGCGAGGCTGCTATGACCAAAACAGTCTGGCCGGCTCGCATGCAACGCCTCACCAAGGGGCCACTGAGCCAAGCGGCGGGTCTGAACGAAGTATGGCTTGACGGAGGTCACAACCCCGCCGCAGGAGAAGCCATCGCCTCCTTGCTAGGGACGCTGCCCGCAAAGGACACGCACATCATTTGCGGCATGCTTAACACCAAAGATATCGCTGGATATTTACGCCCACTTGCTGCGTCTGTGACGTCCTTCACTGCCGTTTCAATTCCAAATGAGGCCAACACATTACCCGCCGACGTCACCTCGCGCGTGGCGAAAGACGTGGGTATGGATGCGGAAATCGCACCGGACGTTCAGTCTGCCATTGTAAAAATCGCAAACAGGTCGGAGCGCGGCCGCATTTTGATTTGCGGCTCACTCTATTTGGCTGGGAACGTCCTGCGCGAAAACGGTTAAGTTCCCCAATCAGCACTCTGCATTTCGCGCAGGCGGCTCGCCGTGCGTTCAAATTCAAACGTACCTTCACCCTCAAGATATAAAAATTCAGGCTCTGCTGCAGCGGTACAAATAAGCCGCGTTTTAGCCTCGTATAACGTATCAATAAGGGTCACAAATCGCTTGGCTTCGTTGAAATTTCGACGTCCAAGCGCTGGTATATCCTCAAGGATCAACAGTCGCACCACTTGCCCAATCGCCAAATAATCGGCGGGGCCCAACATTTTACTACAGAGATCATAGAAACGTGCGCGTGCGACGCCGTTCCAAAACTCTGGAATGTGTACCGTGCGTGCCTTGACCGTTATATCCATCGGCGCACCTTGGCCTTGCGTTAAAACCTGCCAAATCGCTTCGATTTCGGCACGAGCAGCGGCGCTGTTGGGGGTGAAATAAACCTGATTTCCTGACAAGCGATCCTGCCGATAATCGTTTTCGCTAGAGAGTTCGTGGACCTCCATATCGACCTTAATTTTCTCTATAAACGGTAAGAACAACTGTCGATTTAGCCCATCCTTATAGAGGTCATCGGGAATGCGGTTCGACGTGGTAACAATCGCCACACCGAGGTCATGCAATTTCTCAAACAAGCGTCCAACGATCATCGCATCGGCAATATCGGTTATCTGCATCTCGTCAAAGGCAAGGACACGAATATCGCGGGCAATCGCATCGGCCACGGGTGCAATCGCGTCGTCTGCGCCATCCTTACGGGCCTCGTGCAAGGCTCCCTGAACCTCCTGCATGAAGGCGTGAAAGTGTACGCGCCGCACTGGAATATCGCCCAAAGCACTCACGAAAAGATCCATCAGCATGGATTTTCCACGACCGACCCCACCCCAGAGATAGACGCCACGGGGCGCTACCGGTTTGCGCGAAAACAGCCCTTTTAATCCGCGTGATTTTTCCTCGTTTTCAACGAGATCAACCCGCAGACGTTCAAGTTCGGGCAAAGCGCGCACCTGTGCTGTATCGTTTTTATACGTGCCGTCAGCCACATGCGCGGCATAGATTTTTTGGAGAGTTGCCATCATACCCTCATTTAAATCGCTGGAGGTAAAAAGGGAAGATGCGCCGGTCGTTGAATTTAAACAGCTTCGCGCAAAA
This Falsihalocynthiibacter arcticus DNA region includes the following protein-coding sequences:
- the zapE gene encoding cell division protein ZapE translates to MATLQKIYAAHVADGTYKNDTAQVRALPELERLRVDLVENEEKSRGLKGLFSRKPVAPRGVYLWGGVGRGKSMLMDLFVSALGDIPVRRVHFHAFMQEVQGALHEARKDGADDAIAPVADAIARDIRVLAFDEMQITDIADAMIVGRLFEKLHDLGVAIVTTSNRIPDDLYKDGLNRQLFLPFIEKIKVDMEVHELSSENDYRQDRLSGNQVYFTPNSAAARAEIEAIWQVLTQGQGAPMDITVKARTVHIPEFWNGVARARFYDLCSKMLGPADYLAIGQVVRLLILEDIPALGRRNFNEAKRFVTLIDTLYEAKTRLICTAAAEPEFLYLEGEGTFEFERTASRLREMQSADWGT
- a CDS encoding bifunctional folylpolyglutamate synthase/dihydrofolate synthase, giving the protein MSAAASDVILERMMSLHPKIIDLTLDRMERLLAILDHPEQHLPPVVHIAGTNGKGSTQAMIRAGLEGAGKQVHAYTSPHLARFHERIRLAGDLITEDALAAILDECYVANGPESITYFEITTVAALLAFKRTPADFTLLEVGLGGRLDATNVVENPALTVITPVSIDHTQYLGETLAEITGEKAGIIKRGVPCVVGKQDTDALAVIEARAAKLGAPLIAQGQHWHVFEERGRLIFQDETGLLDLPLPTLLGEHQIQNAGVAIASLRALGFDEVACEAAMTKTVWPARMQRLTKGPLSQAAGLNEVWLDGGHNPAAGEAIASLLGTLPAKDTHIICGMLNTKDIAGYLRPLAASVTSFTAVSIPNEANTLPADVTSRVAKDVGMDAEIAPDVQSAIVKIANRSERGRILICGSLYLAGNVLRENG